A window of Ipomoea triloba cultivar NCNSP0323 chromosome 2, ASM357664v1 contains these coding sequences:
- the LOC116010180 gene encoding uncharacterized protein LOC116010180 translates to MAGDFNSVTSMEEVNNSESFSLSRCSDFNSWLFREGLVDLGYTGAKFTWMRGVNTSTFRGARLDRALSNVQWKLTYPNTVVEHLPMLHSDHTPLIIITDSSGGASTRSCFRFNMAWVMHAGFLPLIHQYWKSDKSLEANKTSLAKVLIEWNKNTVGNIFHKKRRLLARIGGV, encoded by the coding sequence ATGGCGGGAGATTTCAACTCTGTCACGTCAATGGAGGAGGTCAATAACTCGGAGAGCTTCTCTCTCTCAAGATGCTCGGACTTTAACAGTTGGCTGTTTCGTGAAGGGTTGGTCGATCTGGGCTATACAGGTGCTAAGTTTACATGGATGAGAGGGGTTAACACCTCCACGTTTAGAGGCGCTCGTCTTGATCGGGCCCTAAGCAATGTCCAATGGAAGCTAACCTACCCGAACACTGTAGTGGAACACCTCCCTATGTTACACTCCGACCATACACCACTGATTATTATTACTGACTCTTCAGGAGGCGCAAGTACGAGGAGCTGCTTTCGGTTTAATATGGCCTGGGTCATGCATGCTGGCTTCCTCCCCTTGATTCATCAGTATTGGAAGAGTGATAAGTCCTTAGAAGCAAACAAGACTAGCCTGGCGAAGGTGCTAATTGAGTGGAACAAGAATACGGTTGGGAACATATTCCATAAGAAAAGACGATTGTTAGCTAGGATAGGAGGTGTTTAG